One window of Mesorhizobium sp. PAMC28654 genomic DNA carries:
- a CDS encoding methylated-DNA--[protein]-cysteine S-methyltransferase, with the protein MENTSTITAGHTVLETVIGFMGIAWSETGLIRLCLPERSREAVERRLLRRGGVSTSTEQPKWVVELIASIKAYAAGEDVDFTGVPVDLAGIDDFRLAIYDEARKLSFGETTTYGELAKRAGHAGLARETGAALGANPVPLVIPCHRILAAGGKIGGFSAPGGSVTKEKMLAMEGVRVGPPPPAQVSFGF; encoded by the coding sequence ATGGAAAACACCTCCACGATCACAGCCGGCCACACAGTGTTAGAAACAGTGATCGGTTTCATGGGCATCGCATGGAGCGAAACGGGCCTGATCCGGCTCTGCCTGCCCGAGCGCAGCCGTGAGGCGGTGGAGCGCCGGCTGCTTCGCCGTGGCGGTGTTTCCACCTCGACCGAGCAGCCGAAATGGGTCGTCGAGCTGATCGCCTCGATCAAGGCTTATGCCGCCGGCGAGGATGTCGATTTCACCGGCGTGCCGGTCGACCTGGCCGGCATCGATGATTTCCGCCTGGCCATCTACGACGAGGCACGAAAGCTCAGCTTCGGCGAAACCACCACCTATGGTGAACTGGCCAAACGCGCCGGCCATGCCGGGCTCGCCCGCGAAACCGGCGCGGCCCTTGGCGCCAACCCGGTGCCGCTGGTCATCCCCTGCCACCGCATCCTCGCCGCGGGCGGCAAGATCGGCGGTTTTTCGGCGCCCGGCGGCTCGGTCACCAAGGAAAAGATGCTGGCCATGGAAGGCGTGCGCGTCGGCCCGCCGCCACCGGCGCAGGTGTCGTTCGGGTTCTGA